GGGATCGGCTAGCAATCGCCTCGAACAGGGTATCATTGAATCGATGGATTATGTGGCGTTCCCGGGCGGCGACTTGATAGAAAAAGGCCTGAGAGACCTCGCCGGCGGAGTCGAGACGCCTGAGGCGCTTCTGGTCTCGATTGGAGCGCAGCGCTTGAGAGACGCCGGCCTACCCGTGCCCGAGAGCGGTTTTCCGGACCCCGAGCGCCGACTCTATGAGCTTCTTGCGCGAGAGGATGTGGACTCCGCTCACTCCCGGTACAACGCGCTCCTTAGGCGGTTGACTAGCTTCGAGGATGCAGTGGAGTGCGTCGGCCTCTAGACACGGACCGCTTACGCGCCTTCATGCGCGCGCTGGGCGAGGCGGTTCGTCGACCGACGAACGTCTATTTCACCGGAGGCGCGACTGCGATTCTGCTGGGATTTCGGGCGAGCACGGTCGATATCGACCTCTGCATGGTGCCGGAGCAGGACGAAGTTTTTCGCGCTATACCTGAGCTCAAAGAGAAGCTCGAGCTCAATGTCGAGCTGGCCTCTCCGCGGGATTTCATTCCGGAGCTCCCGGGATGGCGCGAGCGGAGCCTCTTCATCGCGACCGAGGGGAAGATCTCTTTCTATCACTTCGATCTCTATTCCCAGGCGCTGTCGAAGCTGCAACGCGGCCACGCGAAAGACCTCGACGACGTGGAGCGAATGCACGACCGAGGCCGGATAGAGACGGGTCGACTCGTGGAGCTCTTCGAGTCCATCGAAGCTGAGCTGTATCGATTTCCCGCGATCGACCCGGGCGCATTCCGCCGGAGAGTCGAGGGTTTCGCTCGATCGCACCACACCGATTGAAGACGCCGTCGTGATCGAACCGTCACCGAAGCATCTCGCTCGCTAGGTCGACTGCGCAAAGGGTGGGCAGGGAGAGGCCTTCGTTCTCCACCGTTGCCGAGGGGCAGGCTCGGAAATCCTCAAACGGTGCTGGCTTTGCGTTGAGGAAACCGTCGCGGGAGAATCGCACTCATGAATCGAGCTCTCTCGAGCGCCTATATGCTCGGGTCGTTTCTGTTCCTCGGCGCGTGTGGCAATGACCACGCACCCGAGCTCGAGTCCCCTTCGGGGTCGTCTCCTTATTATCCGGCGCGAGGCGATGGCTGGGAGCGGAAGGCTCCCGAAGACGTCGGTATGAACCGGGAGCGTCTCGATGAAGCGGTTGCCTTCGCCGAGGCCCACGAGACGTCGATGCCGAAAGACCCCGGACGGTATCTGCGGGAGCGTTTCGCGGGGCAGGCGGACCAGGAGATTGTGGGCCCGACCCAGAAGCGTGGCGGCGTCAACGGCATCGTGGTTCGCCACGGTTACATCGTCGCTGAATGGGGCGACACCCGACGGACCGACATGACCTTCAGCGTGACGAAGAGCTACCTCTCGACGCTCGGGGGAATCGCAATCGA
This sequence is a window from Vicinamibacteria bacterium. Protein-coding genes within it:
- a CDS encoding DUF6036 family nucleotidyltransferase, which translates into the protein MRRPLDTDRLRAFMRALGEAVRRPTNVYFTGGATAILLGFRASTVDIDLCMVPEQDEVFRAIPELKEKLELNVELASPRDFIPELPGWRERSLFIATEGKISFYHFDLYSQALSKLQRGHAKDLDDVERMHDRGRIETGRLVELFESIEAELYRFPAIDPGAFRRRVEGFARSHHTD